From Camelina sativa cultivar DH55 chromosome 7, Cs, whole genome shotgun sequence, one genomic window encodes:
- the LOC104701124 gene encoding transcriptional regulator ATRX homolog codes for MGKHRKRDADLEDDTPSSASSSSSFSSDESDSSSRKRREKQRGRRKSDGGSYEREKRRKREKEKEKKWKKMERRERKRRDMKKKRRSKKRDYESDSESQSGSDDPISDEESSQDEPETVVKEMLLEFPNVGSDLKQLLKMIDDGQAVDIKGISESALKKRLKKLFLSLKLKERGDRVFLLPPGASPSLDLVGHLIKGGEEEVEKNCDDSVPLKKTEKVLADENDLGSNSADDDVAGPKKRVIGPAMPSAELLAAAAKLTEAQAELREAELAEDSEYFIGPAPPAVVAEVASSNEAERFEEVTRIMEAEPDSPYDVLGVNHNMAADNMKKRYWKLSLLVHPDKCSHPQAQEAFILLNKAFKELQDPEKRKAMDDKIKLKEEQEAFKAELRSMQEAAQWRRSQGISMEGDAELLAATEVKPIPKRDEWMTTLPPERKVGVAVQQSTTFSRNAREGRGDTTAWTDTPMDKAERAKMNYLEAYNKASALASNEGENMKRSMDAELVDKYNKEKRAKSLVEKHREESTSSSSRLKKKTKLSSSKEKTEKDEWVGKHPWKPWDRENDLTAGRQKVKLDAEGMAEGLASKFSSGNFQRSFL; via the exons ATGGGTAAGCATAGGAAGAGAGATGCTGATTTGGAAGACGATACTCCATCTTCAGcatcgtcgtcttcgtctttcTCGTCCGACGAGTCTGATTCGTCTTCTAGAAAACGGAGGGAGAAGCAAAGGGGGCGGCGGAAAAGTGACGGAGGAAGttatgagagagagaagcggaggaagagagagaaggagaaggagaaaaagtggaagaagatggagaggagggagagaaagaggagagatatgaagaagaagaggaggagcaaGAAGCGTGATTATGAGTCTGATTCTGAGTCACAGTCTGGTTCTGATGATCCCATCTCTGATGAAGAGAGTTCACAGGATGAGCCTGAAACTGTGGTAAAAGAGATGCTTTTGGAGTTTCCTAATGTTGGCAGTGATTTGAAACAG CTTTTGAAAATGATAGATGATGGGCAAGCGGTTGATATTAAGGGTATTTCCGAGAGCGCTTTGAAGAAGCGGTTGAAGAAgctgtttctttctttgaagcTTAAGGAACGTGGTGATAGAGTCTTTTTATTACCACCAGGTGCTTCTCCTTCTTTAGATTTGGTGGGGCATCTTATAAaaggcggagaagaagaagttgagaaaaactGTGATGATTCTGTCCCATTAAAGAAGACTGAAAAGGTTTTGGCAGATGAGAACGATTTAGGATCGAATTCagctgatgatgatgttgcTGGTCCAAAGAAAAG GGTGATTGGACCTGCAATGCCATCCGCGGAGTTACTTGCTGCTGCAGCAAAGCTAACAGAAGCTCAAGCTGAACTTAG AGAAGCTGAGCTAGCAGAAGATTCAGAATATTTCATTGGACCTGCTCCACCAGCTGTTGTTGCTGAAGTTGCATCATCTAACGAGGCAGAGCGATTTGAAGAG GTGACCCGGATTATGGAAGCTGAACCTGATAGTCCATACGATGTCTTAGGAGTAAATCACAATATGGCTGCTGATAATATGAAAAAGAG GTACTGGAAGCTGTCTCTTCTTGTTCACCCAGACAAATGTTCTCATCCCCAAGCCCAGGAAGCTTTCATTTTACTGAATAAAGCTTTCAAGGAATTACAAGATCCAGAAAAG AGAAAAGCAATGGATGACAAGATTAAACTTAAGGAGGAACAAGAGGCATTTAAG GCTGAATTACGTTCAATGCAAGAAGCAGCACAATGGAGAAGATCTCAAG GCATATCAATGGAAGGTGATGCAGAGCTGCTGGCAGCAACTGAGGTTAAACCTATACCTAAAAGAGATGAGTGGATGACCACCCTTCCTCCTGAAAGAAAG GTTGGGGTGGCCgtgcaacaatcaacaacattTAGCAGAAATGCTAGAGAAGGACGCGGAGACACTACAGCTTGGACAGATACTCCTATGGACAAAGCTGAAAGAGCAAAGATGAA TTACTTGGAAGCATACAACAAGGCGAGTGCGCTAGCATCAAACGAAGGGGAAAATATGAAAAGAAGCATGGATGCTGAGCTTGTGGACAAGTataacaaagagaaaagagCAAAGTCTCTGGTAGAGAAGCACAGAGAAGAGtcgacttcttcttcaagccgtctgaagaagaagacgaagttgtCTTCATCGAAAGAGAAAACCGAAAAGGACGAGTGGGTGGGGAAACATCCGTGGAAGCCATGGGACCGTGAGAACGACCTCACTGCCGGGAGACAGAAGGTGAAACTTGATGCTGAGGGTATGGCTGAAGGTTTGGCGTCCAAGTTTTCTTCTGGGAATTTCCAAAGAAGCTTTCTTTGA